A genomic region of Pseudomonas sp. KU43P contains the following coding sequences:
- the tilS gene encoding tRNA lysidine(34) synthetase TilS — translation MINLTPWLNAPAWYIAFSGGLDSTVLLHLLADHARRHATPPLHAIHIHHGLQPAADTWPAHCKAVCERLGIELRVVHVQVAPGASLEQAARDARYAAFERIIGPGDVLFTGQHREDQAETLLFRLLRGTGLRGLAAMPTQRQMGQGYLARPLLTCSRQQLHDYAQTHGLVWIEDPSNRDTAFARNFLRNDVFPLLQQRWPQASGNLARCAEHLGEAQGLLDELAENDLATAEEGAPSAWPGLDSLDLAALAGLSPARQRNVLQYWLSQRTRLPDARHWAGWADLRDAAIDTQPVWQLTDGRLLRSHGRIWWLSGDWLQPTAGPQRWLQPEIPLPLPGNGSVQLQGRPVGDLHIAYRQGGETLDVAGRGRRDLKRLLNELQVPHFVRPRLPLLYRGDQLLAVANLPALGQADCQLHWVPPTNAQGLS, via the coding sequence ATGATCAACCTCACCCCCTGGCTCAACGCCCCCGCCTGGTACATCGCCTTCTCCGGCGGCCTCGACTCCACCGTCCTCCTGCACCTACTGGCCGATCACGCCCGCCGCCACGCCACGCCCCCCCTGCACGCCATCCACATCCACCACGGCCTGCAACCTGCCGCCGATACCTGGCCAGCCCACTGCAAGGCGGTCTGCGAGCGCCTGGGCATCGAACTCCGCGTCGTCCACGTCCAGGTCGCTCCCGGCGCCAGTCTCGAACAGGCCGCTCGCGATGCGCGCTATGCGGCATTTGAGCGCATCATCGGCCCCGGTGACGTGCTGTTCACCGGCCAGCACCGCGAAGACCAGGCAGAAACCCTGCTCTTTCGCCTGCTGCGGGGCACCGGCCTGCGTGGCCTGGCGGCTATGCCCACACAGCGTCAGATGGGGCAGGGTTATCTGGCCAGGCCGCTGCTGACGTGTTCACGCCAGCAATTGCATGACTATGCACAAACCCATGGGTTGGTCTGGATCGAAGACCCGTCCAACCGCGACACGGCTTTTGCCCGTAACTTCCTGCGCAACGACGTGTTCCCGCTGCTCCAGCAACGTTGGCCGCAGGCCAGCGGGAACCTGGCCCGCTGCGCCGAGCACCTGGGTGAAGCACAGGGGCTGCTCGATGAGCTGGCGGAGAATGACCTGGCAACTGCCGAGGAGGGCGCCCCCAGCGCCTGGCCCGGGCTGGACTCCCTCGACCTGGCGGCCCTTGCCGGGTTATCGCCGGCGCGTCAGCGCAATGTGTTGCAGTATTGGCTCAGCCAGCGCACCCGGTTGCCCGACGCCCGCCATTGGGCTGGCTGGGCGGACCTGCGTGATGCTGCAATAGATACCCAGCCGGTCTGGCAGCTGACAGACGGTCGCCTGCTGCGCAGTCACGGTCGGATCTGGTGGTTGAGTGGTGATTGGCTGCAGCCTACCGCAGGGCCGCAGCGCTGGCTCCAGCCTGAAATACCGCTGCCGCTGCCTGGCAACGGCAGTGTCCAGCTGCAGGGGCGCCCCGTGGGCGATCTGCATATTGCCTACCGCCAGGGCGGCGAAACGCTGGACGTTGCCGGGCGTGGCCGGCGCGATCTCAAGCGCTTGCTCAACGAGTTGCAGGTGCCGCATTTCGTGCGTCCGCGGCTGCCGTTGCTGTACCGCGGCGATCAGTTGCTGGCGGTGGCCAACCTACCCGCACTCGGGCAGGCGGATTGCCAGCTTCACTGGGTGCCGCCGACGAACGCGCAAGGTTTGAGCTGA